AACAGCAGGAAGTCCTGCAATCTGTAGGTACCGGTGGCAAGCGGCTGTTCGCCTCTTACCTCAAAGATGCTGCTTCCCGCGTAGCACAGTATACCTACGATGGTAAACTGGACTGGCAGATCGCATTGCCGGGTATAGGCACCGCCAGCGGTTTCGGCGGAGAGACCGATACGAGGGAATTCTTCTATTCCTACACATCTTTCGTTAACCCGGTCACTATCTATAAATACGATATCGCTACCGGAAAATCGACCCTGCACGCTAAGACCGAGGTGAAATTCCGCCAGGAGGACTACGAAACCAAACAGGTGTTCTTTACCAGCAAAGACGGTACCCGTGTACCGATCTTCCTTTCCTATAAAAAAGGTATTAAAAAGGATGGTAAGAACCCGGTGTTACTGTATGGTTACGGCGGATTCAATATCCCTATGACACCAGGCTTCAGTGTATCCAATCTGTTCTTCATGGAACAGGGGGGCATCTATGCGGTGGTTTGTCTCAGAGGAGGCAGCGAGTATGGTGAAGCCTGGCACAAGGCCGGTATGCTTGATAAAAAGCAGAATGTATTTGATGACTTTATCGGTGCAGCTGAATACCTGATCAGAGAACAATACACCAGTTCCTCCAAACTGGCTATCCGTGGCGGTTCTAATGGTGGATTACTGGTAGGGGCCTGTATGACCCAGCGTCCGGACCTGTTCAAGGTAGCGCTGCCGGCTGTAGGTGTAATGGATATGCTGCGTTTCCAGAACTTTACCATCGGATGGGCATGGGTAACTGAGTATGGTTCCAGCGTTAAACCTGAGCAATTCAACTACCTGATCAAATATTCACCACTGCATAACCTGAAGGCAGGTACGCAATATCCGGCTACGCTGGTCACTACTGCCGATCATGATGACCGTGTAGTGCCGGCACACTCCTTCAAGTTTGCCGCAGCCCTGCAGGCCGCAAACGCAGGCACTAACCCTACGCTTATACGTATCGAGACCCAGGCCGGCCACGGTGCGGGTAAACCTACCTCCAAACTGATAGAAGAAGCAGCGGATGTATGGTCATTCACCATGTATAACCTGGGTATGAGCTTTAAATAAGGCTTTTACAAGATAAAGGAAAAGGGCTGTCCCGTCTTCGGCGGACAGCCCTTTTCTATTCAAACCTGCCGGAAAGAACAGGCAACTTTGTATCTTTAAGGGGGTAGTTAATCGTATGGCCGTTCCATCTGAAAATTCCACGCTGCCAGCATGATGGTGACGGAATGAATAGATTCCTCCAGTCACATCGTAATTGGTAATTCGTATATGAAACTGAAATCGTAATTTTAGTAAAAGGCATAGATCATGAAGGTATTAATCACAGGAAGCAACGGATTATTGGGCCAGCACCTTATCCCAGTTTTTTTGGAGGATGGCCGGTATCAGGTAATAGCCAGCGGAAGAGGACCTAACCGTCTGCCGCAACAAAAAGGATATACCTATGAAGCGACTAACCTGCGGGATGCTACCAGCGTGAAGCATCTCCTGGACAAGCACCAGCCGGATATACTGATCCATGCTGCTGCCATGACACAGGTAGACGACTGCGAACGTAACA
The DNA window shown above is from Chitinophaga agri and carries:
- a CDS encoding prolyl oligopeptidase family serine peptidase encodes the protein MITGPAMAQQSGITYPNTNKTDVTDNYHGTSIADPYRWLEDDNSAETKEWVKAENAVTFDYLNKIPFHGAVKKRLEELWNYPKIGAPFKKGGYYYFFRNDGLQNQSVLYRQKTLNSTPEVFIDPNKFSAAGTVALGGISFSKDAKYVTYQIAKAGSDWQQAFVMEVESKQLLKDSIDWIKFSGISWRKDGFYYSRYDKPTEENKLSKKNEFHKVYYHKLGTSQDQDELIFVDKEHPLRNCGVQVTEDERFLILHQSEGTSGNQLFYRDLQDASQKDFHLLVKGFEFEPSVIDNNGDKLLLHTNEGAPNYKVEEIDPKNPSSRKVIIPEQQEVLQSVGTGGKRLFASYLKDAASRVAQYTYDGKLDWQIALPGIGTASGFGGETDTREFFYSYTSFVNPVTIYKYDIATGKSTLHAKTEVKFRQEDYETKQVFFTSKDGTRVPIFLSYKKGIKKDGKNPVLLYGYGGFNIPMTPGFSVSNLFFMEQGGIYAVVCLRGGSEYGEAWHKAGMLDKKQNVFDDFIGAAEYLIREQYTSSSKLAIRGGSNGGLLVGACMTQRPDLFKVALPAVGVMDMLRFQNFTIGWAWVTEYGSSVKPEQFNYLIKYSPLHNLKAGTQYPATLVTTADHDDRVVPAHSFKFAAALQAANAGTNPTLIRIETQAGHGAGKPTSKLIEEAADVWSFTMYNLGMSFK